The DNA region AAGAGCACAATAATTACGGCGTCGACTTCATAGAGGCGACGCGGACGATCCGTGAGCGCATGCCGCTCGTGCATATCTCTGGCGGCGTCTCCAACCTGTCCTTCTCGTTCCGCGGCAACGAGCCGGTGCGCGAGGCGATGCATGCGGTGTTTCTCTACCACGCCATCCAGGCCGGCATGGACATGGGCATCGTCAATGCCGGCCAGCTCGCCGTCTACGACAACATCGATCCCGAGCTGCGCGAGGCCTGCGAGGACGTGGTGCTCAACCGCCGCGCCGACAGCACCGAGCGGCTGCTCGAAGTGGCCGAGCGTTTCCGCGGCGCCGGGGCAAAGGAGGGTCGTGTCCAGGATCTCTCTTGGCGCGAATGGAGCGTCGAGAAGCGTCTCGAACATGCGCTGGTCAACGGCATCACCGAATATATCGAGGCCGATACGGAAGAGGCGCGCCGGCAGGCCGCCCGGCCGCTGCACGTCATCGAAGGACCGCTGATGGCCGGCATGAACGTCGTCGGCGACCTGTTCGGTTCGGGCAAGATGTTCCTGCCGCAGGTGGTCAAGTCGGCGCGCGTCATGAAGCAGGCGGTCGCCGTACTGCTGCCCTACATGGAAGAGGAAAAGCGCCTCAACGGCGGCGAGGAACGGCGGTCGGCAGGCAAGATCCTGATGGCGACGGTCAAGGGTGATGTGCACGATATCGGCAAGAACATCGTCGGCGTCGTGCTCGCCTGCAACAATTACGAGATCGTCGACCTCGGCGTCATGGTGCCGGCGACGAAGATCCTCGAAACAGCGATCGCCGAAAAGGTCGATATCATCGGCCTTTCCGGCCTGATCACGCCGTCGCTCGACGAGATGGTGCATGTCGCGGCCGAAATGGAGCGGCAGGGCTTCGAGATCCCGCTGCTGATCGGCGGTGCCACGACCAGCCGCGTGCATACCGCCGTGAAGATCCATCCCGGCTACGACAAGGGACAGGCGATCTACGTGACCGATGCGAGCCGCGCCGTCGGCGTCGTCTCGGCGCTGCTCTCGCCAGAAACGCGGCAGGGTTACGTCGACGATGTAAGAGCCGAATATGCCAAGGTGGCCGCCGCTCATGCCCGGAGCGAAGCGGAGAAGGTGCGCCTGCCGCTGGCACGAGCCCGCGAGAATGCGCATAAGGTCGACTGGTCGGCCTACAAGCCGACGAGGCCTGAGTTCTTCGGCACGCGGGTGTTCGAGGATTACGATCTGGCCGAGCTTGCCAGATATATCGACTGGACGCCGTTCTTCCAGACCTGGGAATTGCGCGGCCGTTTCCCGGCCATTCTCGAAGACGAGAAGCAGGGCGAGGCGGCGCGTGCGCTCTGGGCCGATGCGCAGGCCATGCTGAAGAAGATCATCGGCGAGAAGTGGTTCCGCCCGCGCGCCGTCATCGGCTTCTGGCCGGCCGGCGCTGTCGGCGACGATATCCGCCTCTTCACGGATGAAAGCCGCAGCAAGGAGCTTGCCACTTTCTACACGCTTCGCCAGCAGCTTTCGAAGCGGGACGGGCGGGCGAACGTGGCGCTTTCGGACTTCGTGGCGCCTGTCACCAGCGGCGTTCAGGACTATGTCGGCGGCTTCGTGGTAACGGCCGGCATCGAGGAAATCGCCATTGCCGAACGGTTTGAGCGGTCGAACGACGACTATTCCTCAATCCTCGTCAAGGCGCTGGCCGACCGCTTCGCCGAAGCCTTTGCCGAGCGCATGCATGAGCAGGTGCGGCGCGAATATTGGGGCTATGCAAGAGATGAGCACCTCAGCAACGAGGATCTGATCGGCGAAGCCTATGCCGGCATCCGTCCGGCGCCCGGTTATCCCGCCCAGCCCGACCACACGGAAAAGGCAACGCTCTTCAAGTTGCTCGATGCGGAAAAAGCCGCCGGAGTGAAACTGACTGAAAGCTATGCGATGTGGCCCGGCTCCTCCGTATCCGGCATCTATATCGGCCACCCCGACTCCTATTATTTCGGCGTCGCCAAGGTCGAGCGCGATCAGGTGGAGGACTATGCCAAGCGCAAGGGCATGGAGGTTTCCGATGTCGAGCGTTGGCTCGGGCCGGTACTGAATTATGTGCCGCGCAAGGCGGATGAGGAGATTGAGGACGCGGCGTAGAGACGTTCGCCGCTGTTAATACAATGAACCAAGAGACGATGAAGCCGGAAAGTGATTCAGTTTCCGGCTTCATGCTTTTGAAATTGAACGTGAAAACTATGCTGCAGCTTTGATTTTGCCGCATGTCGTCCCTCGAAAGCCGCTCTTGAGCGATAGGCATCAGCGGCGGACGGGATCGCTCTTCCTGGCTTTGGCAAGATCAAGAAATTTCCCTTTGATCGTTACGAAAAGACTGGGCGGAATGAAGCCGTAGGCGAATATTCCCTCGCTGCCCGGTACGGGCGAAAGCCCGCCATTCGGCCATTCATCGATATTATGTTCGGAGACGATGACCCAACTCGGCGCGTCGTCCAGACCGATTGCCTGCTTCACTTTCGGCGGGATTTCTATTCCGACCGTGTCGCCGGATGGCGGCGTATGCGTGATCGGCAGCAGAACGACGTAGCGCGGATTGGCGAGGCTATCGCTTGCCGCGACGAGGCAGGCGGGCCTGTCCTTGCCTTGGTCGCGACCCGCCGATGCTTCGCGCGACCAGAGGTAATCATAGCGCACGACGAGGCCGGGCTTAGGTTCGGGAATTGCGGCCATGCGGCTTTATTTCAGCAGTTCATCGAGAGGGGCATGCGCGGCATCCATCTCCGCTCTTTCGACGGCATCGATGACGACGGACAAGGCGTCGGCTGTGACGTGCGTCCGCTGCGCGGCGGCCCTCAGCCAATCATAGTGCTCGGCCGACATCAGCACGAATTCGCGGCGGCCATGACGGGTGATTTCGACAGGCTCGCGCTGTGCCTGATGCTGAAACTCACCGAATTTTCGCTGAAACTCCAGAGACGTGGTTCGAGTCACGATAGGATTCCAAACTTCAATACGCGGATTATACGTATAATTTGGATAAGCTCAAGCCGTCAGCTCACCCCGATCGTCAGCTCGGCCACGAAGTCGTAGGCATCGCCGCGATAGAGCGAGCGGGTGAACTCCACGGCACGGCCGGAGCCGAGATAGGAGATGCGTTCGATCGACAGGCCGGCCGCACCCACGGAGACGCCGAGAAGCTGGGCGTCGGCTTCCTTCATATTGGTCGCCGAAATGCGCTGGACGGCGCGCACCGGACGGACGTTGAGGCGTTCGAGTTCGGCGTAGAGCGAATTGGTGACGGAGGAGGGATCGGGGAGGAATTCGCCGGAGACGCTGGCATTCTCGATTGCCAGCGGCTGGTCGTCGGCGATCCGCAGGCGCGAGAGGCGCGAAACCTTCACGCCCGCGGCGAGGCCAAGGATCATCATCTCGTCGGGCGAGGGGGTATGAATGCCCTTATGCAGCCATTCCGAGCGGGAGGACATGCCGCGGCGTGCCATGTCTTCGGTGAAAGAGGTGAGCTGCGACAGGCGCTGCTCGACCTTGGAGACCGGCTTGGCGACAAAGGTGCCCGAGCCGTGGCGGCGCACCAACAGGCCGTCGGCGACGAGTTCGTCGATCGCCTTGCGCACGGTGACCCGGCTGACGGCGGCAAGTTCGGCGATGTCGCGCTCCGGCGGCAGCGCGTCGCCGTGACCAAGCGTGCCGGCGCGCACGGCCTCTTCGAGCGTGCGGCGCAGCTTGACGTAGAGCGGGCCGGTGCCGGCCGCCTGCAGGCGTTCCAGGGAGAGGATTGTGGCGAGATCATCGGTCATGCCGCACCTCTCTGTCGCTCATTCAGGAGCTTGACCGCAAGTTCCACCGCGCCTTGAAGGGCATCGTTTTTCGGTTTGGCAAGCAGCGGCCTGTAGCGTTGGGGAAGCCAGGGCTCATAGGCTACCGCAAGACCGCCAAGCAGGCAGATTGACGGGCATCCGGGCCAGAGCAGCGCTTCAAGGCTTTCGCCGATCGCCGTTGCCGCGTCCGTGACGATGGCGACCGCGACCGTATCGCCCCTCGTTGCATGTTCGAAGACTGCAGGCGCGTAACGGGCAAAATCCGTCGGTCTTGCCGAATGCGCAAATTCGACAATGCGCTCGGGATCATTGCCGTATTCGGCCATGACCGCTTCGGTGATCGCGGAAGCCGGGCGCACGCCGTCATGGGCGAGCAGCGATCGTTCCATGAGG from Rhizobium sp. NLR16a includes:
- the metH gene encoding methionine synthase; the encoded protein is MFENLFGPETGKRDGSEVFAALKKAASERILVLDGAMGTQIQGLGYDEDQFRGTRFIGCACHQKGNNDLLILSQPDAIEEIHYKYAKAGADILETNTFSSTRIAQADYQMEGEVYALNKEGAEIVRRAAIRAEREDGRRRFVAGAIGPTNRTASISPDVNNPGFRAVTFDDLREAYGEQIDGLIDGGADIILIETIFDTLNAKAAIFACEERFEAKGVRLPVMISGTITDLSGRTLSGQTPSAFWNSVRHANPFTIGLNCALGANAMRPHLQELSGVADTFICAYPNAGLPNEFGQYDETPELMAAQIDSFAREGLVNIVGGCCGSTPEHIRAIAETVAKYKPRPIPEHRPFMSLSGLEPFELTKDIPFVNVGERTNVTGSAKFRKLITNADYTPALDVARDQVENGAQVIDINMDEGLIDSEKAMVEFLNLIAAEPDIARVPVMIDSSKFSIIESGLKRVQGKPIVNSISLKEGEENFLAQARLLRNYGAAVVVMAFDETGQADNYDRKVEICTRAYKLLTEKIGFPPEDIIFDPNIFAVATGIEEHNNYGVDFIEATRTIRERMPLVHISGGVSNLSFSFRGNEPVREAMHAVFLYHAIQAGMDMGIVNAGQLAVYDNIDPELREACEDVVLNRRADSTERLLEVAERFRGAGAKEGRVQDLSWREWSVEKRLEHALVNGITEYIEADTEEARRQAARPLHVIEGPLMAGMNVVGDLFGSGKMFLPQVVKSARVMKQAVAVLLPYMEEEKRLNGGEERRSAGKILMATVKGDVHDIGKNIVGVVLACNNYEIVDLGVMVPATKILETAIAEKVDIIGLSGLITPSLDEMVHVAAEMERQGFEIPLLIGGATTSRVHTAVKIHPGYDKGQAIYVTDASRAVGVVSALLSPETRQGYVDDVRAEYAKVAAAHARSEAEKVRLPLARARENAHKVDWSAYKPTRPEFFGTRVFEDYDLAELARYIDWTPFFQTWELRGRFPAILEDEKQGEAARALWADAQAMLKKIIGEKWFRPRAVIGFWPAGAVGDDIRLFTDESRSKELATFYTLRQQLSKRDGRANVALSDFVAPVTSGVQDYVGGFVVTAGIEEIAIAERFERSNDDYSSILVKALADRFAEAFAERMHEQVRREYWGYARDEHLSNEDLIGEAYAGIRPAPGYPAQPDHTEKATLFKLLDAEKAAGVKLTESYAMWPGSSVSGIYIGHPDSYYFGVAKVERDQVEDYAKRKGMEVSDVERWLGPVLNYVPRKADEEIEDAA
- a CDS encoding GntR family transcriptional regulator; translated protein: MTDDLATILSLERLQAAGTGPLYVKLRRTLEEAVRAGTLGHGDALPPERDIAELAAVSRVTVRKAIDELVADGLLVRRHGSGTFVAKPVSKVEQRLSQLTSFTEDMARRGMSSRSEWLHKGIHTPSPDEMMILGLAAGVKVSRLSRLRIADDQPLAIENASVSGEFLPDPSSVTNSLYAELERLNVRPVRAVQRISATNMKEADAQLLGVSVGAAGLSIERISYLGSGRAVEFTRSLYRGDAYDFVAELTIGVS
- a CDS encoding type II toxin-antitoxin system prevent-host-death family antitoxin is translated as MTRTTSLEFQRKFGEFQHQAQREPVEITRHGRREFVLMSAEHYDWLRAAAQRTHVTADALSVVIDAVERAEMDAAHAPLDELLK